A window of the Halodesulfovibrio sp. genome harbors these coding sequences:
- a CDS encoding rhodanese-like domain-containing protein: MDRIVIISSGLAGAKTAARIKRQAPSAEVNLIVPIEVEEGSKEGVFGKFNPMAHVSSVLLDAKQISVLPVSSMELDFENKTVHASSPQGCIPIRYTKLIMEIDAAPRLPRSVRGAQNVIPWPLEQTGVVDEWLEAYKPQTAVVYGGAHAMSLIDPLVEAGVAVTWARSECSEFDPDFWHVVSDRIESGTEGKVRVVPVTETAVLPELSAEGDVRALNCGSEVLEGDVFFWADMPRAVHPIVAEQGVDLDPSGFIAVKEDFSCGLEDVHLFGSAVAVKRAEVAGKSDAPFEASSVDSLVAHGRVLSAIALGQTMAWQGSCASSRYQAADCVAFRTGLTQKEAVEAGYEPEFVMFDAAPVLAGIHANAVVKLVCDKATSVVLGAQVCGGLDAGWIDAVASGAAVALAANMTVQALSGVDMAAGGQILNKAASMLSNKLEERIYGITPDELIASREAGAKFFILDLRDQIAWRAGHIEEAYNIPFTQLKKRLQDEVPRFTPLVIVSHNSDIPYSIACYLYGLGAKSLYVLDGGMDLWPYDVVEG, encoded by the coding sequence ATGGACCGCATTGTTATTATAAGTTCAGGTCTGGCAGGTGCAAAAACTGCTGCGCGTATTAAAAGACAGGCTCCTTCTGCGGAAGTTAATTTAATTGTTCCGATTGAAGTAGAAGAAGGTTCTAAAGAGGGTGTATTCGGAAAATTTAATCCGATGGCACATGTTTCATCTGTTTTGCTCGATGCTAAACAGATTAGTGTGCTCCCAGTTTCTTCTATGGAGCTTGATTTTGAAAACAAAACTGTCCATGCGTCTTCCCCGCAGGGCTGTATTCCTATCCGCTACACAAAGTTGATTATGGAAATTGATGCTGCTCCACGGTTACCGCGTTCTGTTCGTGGTGCACAGAATGTTATTCCGTGGCCGCTTGAGCAGACTGGCGTTGTTGATGAATGGCTTGAAGCTTACAAGCCGCAGACAGCGGTAGTGTACGGTGGCGCACATGCAATGTCTCTTATCGACCCTTTAGTGGAAGCTGGCGTTGCTGTAACGTGGGCACGTTCTGAATGTTCAGAGTTTGATCCTGATTTCTGGCACGTTGTGAGTGATAGAATAGAATCCGGCACTGAAGGAAAAGTACGGGTTGTTCCTGTAACTGAAACTGCTGTGCTTCCTGAATTGTCTGCGGAAGGTGATGTCCGCGCATTAAATTGCGGCTCAGAAGTTCTTGAAGGCGACGTGTTCTTTTGGGCAGATATGCCGCGTGCTGTGCACCCTATCGTAGCAGAACAGGGCGTTGATCTTGATCCTTCTGGCTTTATTGCTGTTAAAGAAGATTTCTCTTGTGGACTTGAAGATGTCCATCTTTTTGGTTCAGCCGTTGCGGTTAAGCGCGCTGAAGTGGCTGGAAAATCCGATGCTCCTTTTGAAGCAAGTTCTGTAGATTCTCTTGTTGCACATGGTCGTGTGTTGAGTGCAATCGCCCTTGGTCAGACTATGGCATGGCAGGGTAGCTGTGCTTCATCTCGTTATCAGGCTGCGGACTGTGTAGCATTCCGGACAGGATTAACACAGAAAGAAGCGGTAGAAGCCGGATATGAGCCAGAATTTGTCATGTTTGATGCAGCTCCGGTTCTTGCAGGTATCCACGCAAATGCTGTTGTAAAGCTTGTGTGCGATAAGGCAACCAGCGTTGTGCTTGGTGCACAGGTTTGCGGTGGACTGGATGCTGGCTGGATTGATGCTGTTGCTTCCGGTGCCGCAGTTGCTCTTGCTGCTAATATGACGGTACAGGCGCTTTCTGGCGTTGATATGGCTGCTGGTGGACAAATCTTGAATAAAGCGGCTTCCATGCTGTCTAACAAGCTTGAAGAGCGTATTTACGGCATTACACCGGATGAGTTAATTGCATCTCGTGAAGCTGGCGCAAAATTCTTCATTCTTGATTTGCGTGACCAGATTGCATGGCGTGCAGGACATATTGAAGAAGCATACAACATTCCATTTACTCAGTTGAAGAAGCGATTGCAGGATGAAGTTCCTCGCTTTACGCCGCTTGTTATTGTGAGCCATAATTCTGATATTCCATACTCCATTGCATGCTACCTTTACGGGCTTGGTGCTAAGAGTCTTTACGTTCTCGATGGCGGTATGGATTTATGGCCGTATGATGTTGTAGAAGGCTAG
- a CDS encoding twin-arginine translocase TatA/TatE family subunit, which produces MFGIGIPELLVILVLVLLVFGANKLPEIGGGLGRAIKNFKKATTEPDEIDVTPSSEKKKEED; this is translated from the coding sequence ATGTTCGGTATCGGTATTCCAGAATTATTAGTTATTCTTGTCCTTGTCTTGCTCGTTTTCGGAGCTAACAAGCTTCCTGAAATCGGCGGTGGGCTTGGTCGAGCCATCAAAAACTTCAAAAAGGCTACTACCGAGCCTGATGAAATTGATGTCACTCCATCTTCCGAAAAGAAGAAAGAAGAAGACTAA